GGCAACTGGGCTCAGTGGGGTCCAGGAGGTGGGGAACAACAGCAGGGCGAAACTCTCTGCACTTCAGAGTCTGGCCTGCCCTAAGAGACCAGGTGGCTCTCTTGGCACCTCTGTCCTCCAAACCTCTCAGGCCTGGCCTCTCTGCTGCCTCCCAGCCCATGTCCACCACAAGGGGATTTCACACACAGCTTATTCCAGCAAGATGAGGTTGCCCTTATTCCCTTCCAAGTCCTGTGGCAACAGAACAGTGTCAGACTGGGGCTCACAGCCAACACCCAGGCCCATTAGAACCCAGGCAGACCATTCATCACCCAAGTAGCTGATGCCCCTTCTGCATCCACTGTCCTCCCACAACTATTTCCCatctgtggaaactgaggcagctcCATGCTTTCTGTCTGCATAAATCCCAGGTTTAGCAAAGGATGTCAGAGACAGCAGAGAGGCAAAGCAAAGAGCTCTATCGGCAGCAAGCAGGCTGCAGAGGGGCAGCTCTGCAAATCAAAAGGAAGCTTACAACAGGCAGGGCACTCAGTCAAGaggccccagtgccaccaagccACGTGGCCCACCTCCACACTGTCCTCTCATTCATGCCCTCCAGTCTCTGTCCTGAAGCAGACGAGGCCAGCAGTCCACACACTTGGCACAGCCACACCACAGAGAGCCACAGTCACTGCTGGGATGGCTGATGACTCTCAGGACTGGCTGTCATGTCACCTAATGCAAAGACACTAGTCACTGCTACCTGAAGCCATGAAGAGCAGCTGAGGCCTCTTCTCAGAAGGATGAGGCCTAGGGGAGCCAGGCAGCCCCAAACCTTCCTATGAACTGACCACAGGCTCTGCAGATGGGACAAGGCCAGGGCAGAGGAGTTCTTCTGTAACTCTAGGAGTTTTTCTCCAGCCCCAAGAGTTTAAGGAGGTGCTAAGGACTGGGCTATGACTCAGTAGTacggcacttgcctagcatgctgaggCCCCAGGTTCCAACATCCTCAGCACCCAAGaaacaagaaaaggagaaatctGCATCTGATCCCAGGCTGACCACCACACTAACAGCAGAACCTCATGACTAACTTGAGTAGGAATACAGACTACACAACATTCACCCAGAAAAGCCACTATGTGGTAAAGTATAGCtcttgcctataattccagctactcgggaggtgaaGATCAAAAGAATCtcgaggaccatggttcaagatcagcccaggccaaaagttagcaagacccatcttcAACCAAACGAGCCAGGCCTGATGGATGGCGCATGCCTATCATTTCAGCTATACAAGAAGCACAGATAGGAAAAActaagatcagcctgggcaaaaccatgagaccctatccagaaaaacaacaaaagcaaaaacaggctggaggtatggctaagcggtagagtacctgcctagcaaacacaaggccctgagttaaatcccaataccgccaaaaagagaagaaagagaaaagaaaagctgctACATAAACAGCATCAacaaacacaatgaaatatttatgAGACAGGTAGACAAGAAAAAGGAAGTGGCCACTAGGAGAGGGATCCATTCTACAGAAGCTGTTCTTAAGGAAACACTAAAACCAGCCATTGAAAAGCCTGGACGGCTGAGATACAAAGAACTCCCACCAGAGATCTGCCAAGTCGGAAGGGGTTAACAGGTAGCCTAATTCCAGACGCAAAAACTAATATTAAAAGTGACAAAGCCCTACAGGGCTTGACAGCCAATAGGTATAAACAGGTAAGGTGAACTTAGGGCACCCAAATGCCATCAGGAGGAACAAAGTTGCCACAATCACACTGGCTACACCTAGCATGCACAGCCAGGCTCCAGGAGAGAGGGACGGGGCAAAGAGCATATGTGAAGAAATGGTGCTAAAAGCTTTCCCAAGTTCATGGAAAACATCAAATTATACACCCAAGAAGTCTGGAATTGCAAGTAGAAAATACTTGGGAGAACCAGAGACATATAACCAACAGTCAAAGTCAATGACGTTCTCAAAGGCATCAAGAAAGAGAGGCTCAATGCTGACAACCCCAACAGATGATTCCTTACCAGAAACCCACAGCCAGAGTGGCAGGGAGGAGAGCCTGTGCCTAGAAGCCCCAGCTGTGCCTCTCCCCTCTCAGATGCACCACCCCTGGGAcctctgtctccacctcccagacCCCTAGCCACCTCCTGCTGGCTCTGCTCACCAGCTTTCTCTGTCACCCGGGCTTTCTCCCTATTGTACTGGAGAGCGTCGCTTGGGCCTGGCACTCACCTGGCCTCAGTGACATTGGCCGTACTCCCTCTACACACTTTGTCCAGCTGCACATAGACAGAGCAATTGACCCGACTCCAGTCCAGGTCACAGACAGCCAGGAAGTTTGGACGCAGATGGCCAATCATGTACTTAGCCAGGTCCGTCAATGACTGGCTCACAGCTGCCCCGAAGATGAAGGTCCCCAGCACCTTGTAGACAGCAGCCACATAGTTGTTGAAGTCAGAGCGGGAGTAGAGGCGGTCTGTGTAGACGAGGTAGGCTTCACCTGCTGAGACCTGCCAAGGGAGTAGCTGCAGACCCAAAATGGACAGGGCCAGGGCCTGGCCTGTCCTCCCATGGGGAAAGCTGGGGCTCCCACACACACCATTCCCCCCAACCCCTATCCATCTCCATTAATCTCTCCAGGCACATCCTTGCCCCCCACCTTCAAAGCCCTTCCTGCCTTACAAGGAGGACAGTGCCTGTGATAGTCACCCCAGCCATGAGCCCGTGGGTGATAGTGTCTGGACGGTAGGGGTACCGGATGGAGTCATCTCCACAGTAGAATCCTCGCTTGTATGGGGTGTTCACCAGAGTCAGGATGGCGAAGGGCAGAGAGGCTGTGGGAAGCCATGTAGGCATGTGGCTCTCCCAGCAGCACTTCGGGACCTGAACACCTATGCTCACTGCTCCCACCTTCTGCCAAAGCACCCACTGCTCTGCCACCTCCCTGCCGGAGCTGCTCTGGTGGCTTCTTAGGAGGCCACTGCATCCCAACATCCCAGATCAACCCAATGCCTTCTGGGCCCATGGAACAGTGCCACCCACCTCCACAGTCTTCCTCATTCACACCCTCAGGCGTCCTTTCTGCTCCTGGAGCAGATGCAACCAGCAccagccccagggcctttgcacatgcacTGCTCCTGTGTTGCCTCCCTCCCACCTCACTGCAGCTCCTTGATGGCTTCCCTGGTATCACTATCACAGGGAGGAAAATCCACTCTGCATAGCTCCTATCCCCTGTGGAATGACAGCCACCTATGTGAGGTATGACAAGATTCCCCATGTACATATAAGCCCTGAGGGGCCTGCTGTATCAGGGCCAGCCCTGGAGCAGAGCCTGGCAAGGCAGGGGTGACATGTCGATACAAGGCAGGATTGAAGGATCTCAGAGCTCAGCAGCATGCAGTGAGGTGTCTTCAGTGGAGAAAGTGGCTCTTTATTTACCAGAACCTGAGCCAGACATGCAGTAGCCAAAACAGACCCACACTGGGCTCAGGAACAGACACACTTGGCAGTGACATTGAAATCAAGTTGTGAAAGCGTCCCAGCACTGGAAGCCTGGGCCCTCTGAGGCCAAAGTGGATAGGAGGCAGGAGCCAGTTACCAGGATCAGGCAGAGGGCAGCACTCTGCTCCATAGCAAAACAATGGAGGCTCCAGAGACAAACACAGCAAGCAGCGGAGATGACTCCTGCCTTCCTGGGTCTCCAATACCAGGAGACCAAGGGAAGGGGATGTCTGTGGAGCCTAGGAGAATCTCCATGAGGGAAGGTACTGGGAGGGGACAAAGATTTAGCCAGACACAGGAGAAGCCTGTAGAGGAAGAGGGCATTCAGAGCTGTGTATGAAGGAGGGGAGAATGGTCTGTCTGGGCAGAACACAAGCAGAAGGACAGGTGTGCACCAGTGAACTGGGACAATGGGTGGGGCCTCAGGGCTGCTCAGTTGTCAGGGTCAAGGCGGGCTGGGGAGTTAAGTCAGCCCGGTCATGCTGTGGTGTGTGTCCTCCCCTTTCCCCCCTATAAACAACATGCACTTTACAGTGGAGACTCCTCCTCAGTTGAAATGGAGCTGGGCTGTCAGAACACTGGAGTCCAAGCCCTTCTCTCTATCTGGAAAGCATTCCCAGGGGACAGCCAGGCGCCTCCTTCATCCAGAATGTCCCAGGCCTCACACCTCTCCCTGGCACCTAATACTTGTACTGACTGAACTGTTCTGTAACTCAGGCTTCTAGGCTGGAAACACTCTGGCCTGGGCCACCACCACTTGGCATGCAGCAGCAACATGCAATCAACTTGCCCTGTCTTGCTGGTGCTTTGTGACCTCCACCAGGTGGCTCAACTTCTCTGGGCCCAGGCTGCTTGGAAGTAATTACTTGTATATGCTTTGGTGCCTGGCTTACAATTAGTgcaacataaatatttaaataaagaacCCAAGGTTGGCAGAGGAAAGGTGAATCCCCCACATAACCACACCACTGCCTCTGGGGTAGAATTCTGGGGCCATTGTCCAGTGGGCTCAGCCCAAACACTTGGCCTTTGTTCCCAGCCAGGGAGAGGCAGAAAGGTGGTGGGGGGGCCTCGGATGCGCCGCCTTCCCTCCCCCTTACCGTCTGCTGGCCTCAAATCGGCTGGGCGGGTTTGGCTCCAAATGTCCAGGCCCATCACCTCTGCCTGGCGACTTTTCTTTCTGCCTCCTAGGTGGAGGGCGAGGGCGCCGGACCTTGCCCGCGGCGCGTCGGTCGGGGTCAACCCTCCTGGGGACAAGGCCAGGCACTGAGGTCCTGAGTGCCGCACCCGCTCCGCCCGCGTGAGTCACCGTCGCCCCGCAGCCCTCGGGGGACTTCCTGTGCCGAGTGGGGCGGGCTCTCCCCGGGCGCCAGGGACCCCCTCATGACAGACAGGCTGGGATGAGGGGTGATGGCCACGATGTGAGGGGAGCACAGAGGAGGATCTGGGGAGTGGCGGTCCCGGGTCGCCACCTGCAGGAGTCTTCAGAGGACGCAGCAGCCCCCACTCACACACGGGCTGTCATGGGGCAGGGGGCGTGTCTGCCTGGTAGAGAGAGTCCCCCGAACCCGGGTTCCCACGGCTCTTACCGACCAACACGCACAGCACGTCCAGCAGCACGAAGACCCACCTCCGCTCCATGTCGCCCCGCCCGGGCCCAGCCCGCGTCCCCCGGCGCCCGTCCCAACTGTCCTGTCGCGTCCCAGAGCCCGCGGGGTCACATGGCTGCGGAGCCTGCCAGGAACCCAGAGAAGGGACTGGGAGAGGCGGGGCGGGCggctgggggaggggcgagcTCTGCCCCGCCCCTTGGCGCACAGGAAGGGCGGGGCGGGTTGTGCGGGAGACCTGCTAAGTGGAGGGGACAGGTCAGAGCTGGGAGGAGACACTAGACGCTCAGGGAATGCGGAATCGAGGTCACCCTTGGTGTCCCCAGGGTTGGAGCGGCAGAGTCCCTGCAGGGTGAGAACGCGCGGAGTTAGGGAGTCCCGGGCTGAACCAAAGCTGGCTGGGCAGCACCGAACCCAGCTTTCCTAGACGAAGAAGAAGCCCAGCGGGCACTCAGAGCTGGATACACCTATATATCCGAAACCAGGAAGTACTTTgggggggggtgtggctcagtcgCAGAGGTGTGGTTTCCCTCCTAAAGCTTGTGATCCTGGCATCCCCGTGCTCCATGGCATATCGAAACATCTAGTGTCTAGGCGAGGTAAGGACTCAGGCGTGTGCCCCTTAGCACACTGCTGTCCCCATTCTGTAGAAGAGTCCATAAGAGATCCTGGGAGGGCTGGGCATGGGCACCTGGGGGTCAAGGGTACCTAGGAAACAGAGGCCCCAGGGACACTTTGCCAAAGCTCAGTATTCCATCCCCTACATTGGGTCTTTGGGGCTGCAACCATCTTGGAAGCCTTGGATACCAAGCCATGACCTGTGAGTCCCCTCCCTTGAGGTTGCAGTGGAAGTTTCAGGGCTGAGTTTCAAGCCCAGGTTGCTAGGCTCCAGAGTCTGCCAGCCTTGACCACCTAGGCCATATGCACCAACACAATCAGTCTTTCTCCTGAACAATCCCAAGACAGGATGAGTCTCAGGCTTTGACAATTGAGGTCAGTGGAGGTCCAGAGAGGGGCAGCCCCTGGCCCAAGGTCAAGAATGGGAACTCCAAGTCCCCCACCGCTTCCTGCATGGACACCAGTCACTTGGGTGGGGTCCTCCTGAGGGGTCCTGGGAGAGCCCAGGAACTCACCCTCTGGTGCTTGATGGGGGACAGTACACAGCTGCCCTGTAGGGGTGAGAGAAGGTCCCTGCCCCCAGGAAGAGGTGTCCTTGTGCAGGCAGGCAAAGCCATCATCCCCCTGCAACATACAGCCCCCCACCATAAAAAACAAGGCCCATATGGAAACTCTGGTGTCCCAGGCAGACCACATGGGAGGAGCATCAGGAACCTTCCACCCACCCACTACATATCCAGCATCCACATCTGACTCTGTCAAGATCTAGGTTGTGACAGGCAAAGGCTTCAGGGTCCACCACCCTGGAAGTGGGCTCTACCCACTGAGATTCCCCACTGGCACTCACAGAACAGGATGCCTCTATCCAAGCTCCATCATTCATTTgctctctcattcattcattcacaaatgCATGGAATTAGGATTTCGAGGATTACTCTATAATACATGGGATGTGCTCCCCAGCTCCTGGCATAAATGGATGGCATTATTACTACCCACCCTGGCCTCTCTGCCCACCTGTGGTACCAACCAACTTCAGGGACATCTAGAGGGAATATGCAGCATTGTACAGGTACAGCATGATATTGAAGCAAAGGAAATACAGGTTCCTTATGGAACGAAgactgtgctgggtgggggagcCAGGCAAGGGATAGTATCTGGAGGGGGGGGTCACAGAGCAAAAAGGAGGACAcggacagggggaggaaactgtgcAAAGGAAGCAGGAGGGGGGAGGATGGGGGGTGAGGCCAGAAGAGGAGTGAGGCTGCAGGGAGGGTTGAGGCTATAAGGATGGAGGATGAGGATAGAGGAGTGAGGCTGCAGGAAGGGCTGAGGCGACAAGGATGGAGGATGAGGCTAGAGGAGGAGTGAGGCTTCAAGAGTAGTGAGGGTAGAAGGAGTGAGACTGGAAGGAGCAGTAAGGGTGGAAGGAGTGAGGATGAAGGGGAAGAGGCTAGAGGAAGGCTGAGACTGAAGGGAGCAGTGAGGCTGCAGGGAGGGGTGAGACTGGAGGCATGTGGATGGAGGAAGGAGTGAGGCTAGAGAGGTGAGGCATGGAGGGGTGAAGCTGAATGGAAGTGAGGCTGAAGGGAGGTGAGGATAGAGGAGCTGAGGCTGAAGGGAGATAAGGTTGGAGGGGAGTGAGCTAGTAGTGAGGCTGGGGTCGTGAAGCTAAAGGATTGGATGAGACTGTGGAGGGCAGTGTGGCTTCAGAAAGGAGTGAGTCTACAGTGGATGAAGCTACAGAGGGGTGGGGCTGGAGGTGGTAAAGCTGCATGGAATGGTGAAGCTGAAAAGGGTGAGGTTAGAAGGATGAGTTTGGAGGGGTGAGGCTGGAGAATACCCTTCTCCCATCCTTCCACTCAGTCAGGATTTGGGTCAGTTCTTAAAATTCCTAGGTAGGATCAGGATTAAAACCTGGTGAGGGCAGCAAAAATGAGGATTAGGATTAGGATTAGGGTCAAGTTTCCTACATCGATTCCTCAGGCAGTCCCACCTTAAAGAACTTCCTCCCCAGGGTTCTCACACCTGACCTACAGCCCAGCTGCCAACCCCCACAGGGATGCCAAGGCCAGTAAGGCTCCAAGGGAGCCTGGCCTCCTCTTGTGCACACTGGTGGGTCCCATAGTCTTGCCCACATCTGAAACAAGTTCTATGGCCCTGGGCTTGCGGCTGAGGGCCCAACAGTAGCTCTTCCCTCTGGGCACCTCCTCTCCATTTGATGGGCCCCAAGTTTGTTTCCAAATGACTGCTCTGTGAAGTGGGCAGAGAGGGGCCTACACACAGTAGGTGCCAAGCAAATACAGACAGCCACCTTGGCTCTCTTCATTTCTCTGGAGAGATGAAGCAATTTGCCGAGGTCAGGGTCCCCATCAGTGAGTCTGACATTGAGGGGAGTGTGGAAGGACATCTGGGTATGCCCTGTCTGCTGCATACTGGGGACAGCCAGGTCCTGTCACCTCAGACACATGAAGACCAAGGAAATGCTGCCACAGAGCCAAACTCACTAGGCTGCCTGAGTAGAAAACTGTCTGGGAGGCCCTGGAGAGCTTGTGGGATGTGCGTTGGTGGTACAAGTCAAGAGGGCTGGTGACCACTGTCCTCCCAACCCAATAGCACCTTCTGTTCAAAATCGCAGCCtgagccagggatggtgaacctCTAGGCCTGGAGCTTTATTCTAGATGAATCCACCTTGTTCACACCCTGACCCCATGCCTCATGCCAGCCACACCCTACCTTACCAGCTGCACAGCTGTATCACCCACCCAGGCACGGCACCAGGAGGCACTTAGTTGGTGCTTTCTGGATGGGTGTGAACAGATGAACAAGGTGTCGTGAACAAGAGTTACTGGAACACTGCAGCTCCAGGCTCTCCCAGGGCCACAGACAAGCTGCACCAGCAGCAGGGGACACACCAGCCACTGGGAACAACAGCCTGTCTTCAAGGGAGGAAGTGGGGTCCACTTGCTTCTTTTATATGAAGACAGTGGAACTTCAGTTCTCACTCATCCTTCCTCATCCCCAGCAGCTTCCATCCCTGCCACACACCAGGACTCAGGGGAATTTAAGGACAATGTCCCCACAGTACCCAAAGGGCCAGGCTCCAGCTGGAGAACAGCAGTGAGCAGTGCTCTGGGCTCAGAGGCTGATGTGCCTCTGGAGACCCCATCACCCTATCCCCACTGGTGACAGTACTGGTTCACAGCCCCAGTGCTCACGACAGGCAATGCTCACCTGTGCAGGGTGTGGACTGTGGCTCTGGAATTCCACAGGGACATGCCTGCCCCAAGCTGCCACCACTCACTCACACTGACTTCCAGGCCACTGCACACA
The sequence above is drawn from the Castor canadensis chromosome 14, mCasCan1.hap1v2, whole genome shotgun sequence genome and encodes:
- the LOC109678789 gene encoding phospholipid phosphatase 2-like; the protein is MERRWVFVLLDVLCVLVASLPFAILTLVNTPYKRGFYCGDDSIRYPYRPDTITHGLMAGVTITGTVLLVSAGEAYLVYTDRLYSRSDFNNYVAAVYKVLGTFIFGAAVSQSLTDLAKYMIGHLRPNFLAVCDLDWSRVNCSVYVQLDKVCRGSTANVTEARLLFYSGHSSFGMYCMMFLVVSFSADLLAVEPQPGHAPSLSLNLPGCAVRYVSDFFKSRPPQPCQGDKELERKPSLSLTLTLGEAEANHYGYPASSS